In a genomic window of Streptococcus oralis subsp. tigurinus:
- a CDS encoding M13 family metallopeptidase translates to MTRYQDDFYDAINGEWEKTAVIPADKSRTGGFIDLDEEIEELMLATTDKWLAGEDVPEDAILANFVKYHRMVRDFDKREADGIKPVLPLLKEYQNLESFADFTSKLAEFELAGKPNFLPFGVSPDFMDARTNVLWASAPGTILPDTTYYAEDHPQREELLTLWKESTTNLLKAYDFSDEEIADLLEKRLELDRRIAAVVLSNEESSEYAKLYHPYAFEDFKKFAPALPLDDFFQAVIGQTPDKVIVDEERFWQAADQFYSEEAWPLLKATLILGVVNLSTSYLTDEIRVLSGAYGRALSGVPEAQDKVKAAYHLAQGPFKQALGLWYAHEKFSPEAKADVEKKVATMIDVYKERLAKNDWLTPETRDKAIVKLNVIKPYIGYPEELPARYKDKVVDETASLFENALAFARVEIKHSWSKWNQPVDYKEWGMPAHMVNAYYNPQKNLIVFPAAILQAPFYDLHQSSSANYGGIGAVIAHEISHAFDTNGASFDENGSLKDWWTESDYTAFKEKTQKVIDQFDGQESYGARINGKLTVSENVADLGGIAAALEAAKREPDFSAEEFFHNFARIWRMKGRPELMKLMASVDVHAPAKLRVNVQVPNFDDFFTTYDVKEGDGMWRSPEDRVIIW, encoded by the coding sequence ATGACACGTTATCAAGACGATTTTTATGACGCTATTAATGGCGAATGGGAAAAAACAGCTGTCATTCCAGCTGATAAATCACGAACAGGTGGTTTTATTGACCTTGACGAGGAAATTGAAGAGTTGATGCTGGCGACTACGGACAAGTGGTTGGCAGGTGAGGATGTCCCAGAAGATGCTATCCTAGCCAACTTTGTTAAGTACCATCGTATGGTACGTGATTTTGACAAGAGAGAAGCAGATGGGATTAAGCCCGTCCTTCCTCTACTCAAGGAATACCAAAATTTGGAGAGCTTTGCAGATTTCACCAGCAAACTAGCAGAGTTCGAACTAGCTGGTAAACCAAACTTCCTTCCATTTGGTGTTTCACCAGACTTTATGGATGCCAGAACAAATGTTCTCTGGGCAAGTGCACCAGGAACAATCTTGCCAGATACAACCTACTACGCTGAAGACCATCCTCAGCGTGAGGAACTCTTGACTCTTTGGAAGGAAAGTACCACGAATCTTCTCAAAGCCTATGATTTTTCAGATGAGGAAATCGCAGACTTACTAGAGAAGAGATTGGAATTGGACCGTCGTATCGCAGCGGTGGTTCTTTCTAACGAAGAAAGTTCAGAATATGCCAAACTTTACCATCCATATGCCTTTGAAGATTTCAAGAAATTTGCCCCTGCCCTACCTCTGGATGATTTCTTCCAAGCAGTGATTGGACAAACTCCAGATAAGGTTATCGTAGACGAGGAACGTTTCTGGCAAGCAGCAGACCAATTCTATAGCGAAGAAGCGTGGCCTCTACTTAAAGCAACCTTGATTTTGGGCGTTGTCAATCTCTCAACAAGCTATCTCACAGACGAGATTCGTGTCTTGTCAGGTGCTTATGGTCGTGCTCTTTCAGGTGTTCCAGAAGCTCAGGACAAGGTCAAGGCAGCTTATCACTTGGCTCAAGGTCCTTTCAAGCAAGCCCTTGGTCTCTGGTACGCGCATGAAAAATTCTCTCCAGAAGCTAAGGCAGACGTAGAGAAAAAAGTAGCGACTATGATTGATGTTTATAAGGAACGCTTGGCTAAGAACGACTGGCTCACACCTGAAACGCGTGACAAGGCTATTGTCAAACTCAATGTCATCAAACCTTATATTGGTTATCCAGAAGAGCTACCAGCTCGCTACAAGGACAAAGTAGTGGATGAAACTGCCAGTCTCTTTGAGAATGCCCTAGCCTTTGCGCGTGTGGAAATCAAGCACAGCTGGAGCAAGTGGAACCAACCGGTTGACTACAAGGAGTGGGGCATGCCTGCTCACATGGTCAATGCCTACTACAATCCTCAGAAGAACTTGATTGTCTTCCCAGCTGCCATTTTACAGGCTCCATTCTATGACTTGCATCAGTCGTCTTCTGCCAACTACGGTGGGATTGGTGCTGTTATTGCCCACGAGATTTCTCATGCCTTTGACACAAATGGTGCTTCTTTTGATGAAAATGGTAGCCTCAAGGATTGGTGGACAGAGAGTGACTATACTGCTTTCAAAGAAAAAACACAAAAAGTTATCGACCAGTTTGATGGGCAAGAATCTTACGGTGCAAGAATCAACGGGAAACTAACCGTGTCTGAAAACGTTGCTGACTTGGGAGGAATTGCTGCAGCCCTTGAAGCTGCTAAGAGAGAACCAGACTTCTCAGCTGAAGAATTCTTCCACAACTTTGCTCGTATCTGGCGTATGAAAGGCCGTCCTGAGTTGATGAAACTCATGGCCAGTGTCGACGTGCACGCGCCTGCTAAACTCCGTGTCAACGTTCAAGTACCAAACTTCGATGACTTCTTTACAACTTACGATGTCAAAGAAGGCGATGGTATGTGGCGCTCACCAGAGGACCGTGTGATTATTTGGTAA
- a CDS encoding MBL fold metallo-hydrolase: MKIHKTVNPVAYENTYYLEGDQHLIVVDPGSHWESIRKTIEKINKPVCAILLTHTHYDHIMSLDLVRETFGNPPVYVAESEASWLYTPVDNLSGLPRHDDMADVVAKPAEHTFAFHEEYQLKEFRFTVLPTPGHSIGGVSIIFPDAHLVLTGDALFRETIGRTDLPTGSTEQLLHSIQTQLFTLPNYDVYPGHGPATTIAHEKTFNPFF; this comes from the coding sequence ATGAAAATCCATAAAACCGTGAATCCCGTTGCCTATGAAAACACTTATTACCTGGAAGGGGATCAACACCTAATTGTGGTTGACCCAGGTAGCCATTGGGAATCTATTCGCAAGACTATTGAGAAAATCAACAAACCAGTCTGCGCGATTCTCCTGACCCATACCCACTACGACCATATTATGAGTCTGGACTTAGTTCGCGAGACTTTTGGAAATCCTCCAGTTTATGTAGCAGAGAGTGAAGCTAGCTGGCTTTATACACCTGTAGATAATCTCTCTGGTCTCCCTCGTCACGACGATATGGCAGATGTGGTCGCAAAACCAGCAGAACACACCTTTGCCTTTCATGAAGAATACCAGCTTAAGGAATTTCGTTTTACAGTTCTACCAACCCCAGGGCACTCTATCGGCGGCGTTTCTATCATCTTTCCTGATGCTCATCTAGTCTTGACCGGAGATGCTCTATTCCGAGAAACCATCGGACGGACAGACCTTCCTACAGGTAGTACGGAACAACTTCTCCATAGCATTCAGACGCAACTCTTCACTCTTCCTAACTACGATGTCTATCCCGGGCATGGTCCAGCTACGACTATCGCTCACGAAAAGACCTTTAATCCCTTTTTCTAG
- a CDS encoding DUF2974 domain-containing protein has protein sequence MANIFDYLNDVAYDSFYDLPVNELDVLALTELTYLAFDDVVTQEPKRLIDLAPQIPRDTTMLTNKNRLQLLDQLSQHKRFKNCKLSNFINDIDPELQKQFAAMTYRISLDTYLLVFRGTDDSIIGWKEDFHMTYMKEIPAQKHALQYLEDFFAQHPNQKIILAGHSKGGNLAVYAASQLDPNLQKNIVAVYTFDAPGLHKELTETPGYQNMMERTKVFIPQGSIIGMMLEIPDKKIVVRSTALGGLAQHDTFSWQIEDKHFVQLDETNSDSQQVDTTFKEWVETVPDEELQLYFDLFFGIILDAGISSINDLSSFNAIEHIHQLFVQAQSLTPEERETMGRLTQLLIDTRYQAWKNRQSTKKTF, from the coding sequence ATGGCCAATATTTTTGACTACCTCAATGATGTAGCATACGATTCCTTTTATGACCTCCCCGTGAATGAGTTAGATGTTCTTGCCTTGACTGAGTTGACCTATCTTGCTTTCGATGATGTAGTCACTCAAGAACCAAAGCGTCTCATAGATCTAGCACCTCAAATCCCTAGAGACACGACGATGTTGACCAATAAAAACCGTCTCCAGTTGTTGGATCAACTCTCTCAACACAAACGCTTTAAAAATTGCAAGCTCTCAAACTTTATCAATGATATTGATCCTGAATTGCAAAAACAGTTTGCGGCTATGACTTATCGTATCAGTCTCGATACCTATTTGCTTGTTTTTCGCGGGACGGATGACAGCATCATTGGTTGGAAAGAAGATTTCCATATGACCTATATGAAGGAAATCCCTGCTCAAAAACATGCCCTCCAGTATTTAGAGGACTTTTTTGCCCAACATCCCAATCAAAAGATCATCCTAGCAGGGCATTCAAAAGGGGGCAATCTAGCTGTCTATGCTGCCAGTCAACTTGATCCAAACTTGCAGAAAAACATTGTCGCTGTCTACACTTTTGATGCCCCTGGGCTTCACAAGGAACTAACCGAAACACCTGGCTATCAAAACATGATGGAAAGAACGAAAGTATTTATCCCACAAGGGTCTATCATCGGGATGATGCTGGAAATTCCGGATAAAAAAATCGTCGTTCGAAGCACCGCCTTAGGTGGCCTTGCCCAGCACGACACCTTTAGTTGGCAGATTGAAGACAAACACTTTGTCCAACTAGACGAGACCAATAGTGATAGTCAGCAAGTCGATACAACCTTCAAGGAATGGGTTGAAACAGTTCCTGACGAAGAACTGCAGCTCTACTTTGACCTCTTTTTTGGAATCATTCTCGATGCGGGCATCTCCTCTATCAACGATCTTTCTTCCTTCAATGCCATTGAACACATTCATCAACTCTTTGTACAAGCTCAATCCCTCACTCCCGAAGAAAGAGAAACCATGGGGCGCTTAACCCAACTCTTGATTGACACCCGCTATCAAGCTTGGAAAAATCGTCAAAGCACGAAAAAGACTTTTTGA
- a CDS encoding response regulator transcription factor, translated as MHKILLVEDDQVIRQQVGKLLSEWGFEVILVEDFMEVLSLFVQSEPHLVLMDIGLPLFNGYHWCQEIRKISQVPIMFLSSRDQAMDIVMAINMGADDFITKPFDQQVLLAKVQGLLRRSYEFGRDESLLEYAGVILNTKSMDLHYQGEVLSLTKNEFQILRILFEHAGNIVARDDLMRELWNSDFFIDDNTLSVNVARLRKKLEEQGLAGFIETKKGIGYGLKHA; from the coding sequence ATGCACAAGATTTTACTAGTAGAAGATGACCAAGTTATTCGGCAACAAGTGGGGAAACTGCTCTCAGAATGGGGTTTTGAGGTTATTTTGGTGGAGGACTTTATGGAAGTATTGAGCCTTTTTGTTCAGTCAGAGCCTCATTTGGTCCTCATGGATATTGGTCTGCCACTCTTTAATGGTTACCACTGGTGCCAGGAGATTCGTAAGATTTCTCAGGTACCTATCATGTTTCTGTCTTCGAGAGATCAGGCGATGGATATTGTCATGGCGATCAATATGGGTGCGGATGATTTTATAACCAAACCTTTTGACCAGCAGGTGCTCCTTGCCAAGGTTCAGGGATTGTTGCGCCGTTCTTATGAGTTTGGCCGAGATGAAAGTCTGCTGGAGTATGCGGGTGTGATCCTCAATACCAAGTCTATGGACCTGCACTATCAGGGGGAAGTCCTGAGTTTGACTAAGAATGAATTTCAGATTTTGCGGATTTTGTTTGAACATGCGGGTAATATCGTGGCGCGTGATGACCTGATGCGGGAACTCTGGAATAGTGACTTTTTCATCGATGATAATACCCTGTCTGTCAATGTTGCTCGTTTGCGTAAAAAGTTGGAAGAGCAAGGCTTGGCAGGATTTATCGAAACCAAGAAGGGAATAGGGTACGGACTGAAACATGCTTGA
- a CDS encoding HAMP domain-containing histidine kinase produces MLDWKLFFLAYLRSRSRLFVYIFSLGFLVFLFQFLFASIGFYFFYFFLLSSFLTLLFLVWDISAEAQVYRQEVLYAERDPKSPLECVLAEKLEERESELYQRKSEAQSKLTDLLDYYTLWVHQIKTPIAASRLLVAEVPDREVKQQLEQEIFKIDSYTNLVLQYLRLESFHDDLVFEKVQVEDLVKEVVRKYALFFIQKGLTLNLHDLDKIIVTDKKWLLVVIEQILSNSLKYTKKGGLEIYMEGQELCIKDTGIGIKNSDVLRVFERGFSGYNGRLTQQSSGLGLYLSKKISEELGHQIRIESEVGKGTTVRIQFAQVNLVLE; encoded by the coding sequence ATGCTTGATTGGAAACTATTTTTTCTGGCCTATCTGCGTTCTCGCAGTCGTCTTTTCGTCTATATTTTTTCATTGGGCTTTCTTGTTTTTCTCTTTCAGTTTTTATTCGCCAGTATAGGATTTTATTTTTTCTATTTTTTCCTCCTCAGTAGCTTTTTGACCCTTTTATTTTTGGTTTGGGATATTTCTGCAGAAGCTCAGGTTTACCGGCAGGAAGTACTGTATGCTGAAAGAGACCCAAAGTCTCCTTTGGAGTGCGTGCTAGCGGAAAAACTCGAAGAGCGTGAGTCTGAATTGTATCAAAGGAAGTCAGAAGCCCAAAGTAAACTGACAGATTTGCTTGATTACTATACCTTGTGGGTTCATCAGATAAAGACTCCCATTGCAGCGAGCCGTCTCTTGGTAGCAGAAGTGCCTGATCGGGAGGTCAAGCAGCAACTGGAACAGGAAATATTTAAGATTGACTCCTATACCAATCTGGTGTTGCAGTATCTGCGTTTGGAAAGCTTCCACGATGACTTGGTATTTGAAAAGGTTCAAGTGGAGGATCTAGTGAAGGAAGTGGTTCGCAAGTATGCCCTTTTCTTTATCCAAAAAGGACTGACGCTCAATCTCCATGACCTTGACAAAATCATCGTGACTGATAAGAAGTGGCTGTTGGTCGTCATTGAACAAATCCTCTCAAACAGCCTCAAATACACCAAGAAAGGTGGACTAGAGATTTATATGGAAGGTCAGGAGCTCTGTATCAAGGATACGGGAATCGGGATTAAAAACAGTGATGTGCTCCGAGTCTTTGAACGTGGCTTTTCAGGATACAATGGCCGTTTGACGCAACAGTCCTCTGGACTTGGCCTCTACCTATCTAAGAAAATTTCTGAAGAACTGGGTCACCAGATTCGTATCGAGTCTGAGGTCGGAAAAGGAACGACAGTGCGGATTCAGTTTGCTCAAGTGAACCTAGTCCTTGAGTGA
- a CDS encoding DUF389 domain-containing protein, with translation MTGNYSTREYREKLYDDLHVRLRDTVILMCAIFIASIGLNMNSTAVIIGAMLISPLMTPIVGLGFGLAIFDTRLIKQSLEVLFTQVLVSLLVSTLYFWISPLSYASSELIARTSPTIWDVLIAIAGGIAGVIGSRKKEANNIVPGVAIATALMPPICTAGYGLANGNVRFLFGALYLFLINCVFIMLANIVGTRILMRKSPLSSFKELNIKMRIGLISLIVLLVLPASYSAVTLTIDQARKEGIKQFVGKEFANHTVINQVYKSRNNELVLTVVGDPISDEELEALHQKQASYGIQSVQLKVNQVHNSTKLDSDTTKEFYETINKYIDQKLSEKDSQKDIVKENEADKE, from the coding sequence ATGACCGGAAACTATTCAACACGTGAATACCGTGAGAAATTATATGATGATCTTCATGTTCGATTAAGAGATACAGTGATTTTGATGTGTGCGATTTTTATTGCCTCTATCGGCCTAAATATGAATTCAACAGCTGTCATTATTGGAGCCATGCTGATTTCGCCTCTTATGACACCGATTGTTGGACTCGGATTTGGTTTAGCTATTTTTGATACGCGTTTAATCAAGCAATCTCTAGAGGTTTTATTTACTCAAGTATTGGTCAGCTTGCTTGTCTCGACTCTGTATTTCTGGATTTCTCCCTTATCTTATGCAAGTAGCGAACTGATTGCACGAACCTCTCCAACCATTTGGGATGTTCTCATTGCTATTGCTGGTGGGATAGCAGGTGTAATTGGGTCAAGGAAAAAAGAAGCAAACAATATCGTGCCAGGAGTAGCCATCGCAACAGCTTTGATGCCACCTATCTGTACTGCAGGCTATGGTTTAGCTAATGGAAATGTACGATTTTTATTTGGGGCTCTCTATCTTTTCTTGATCAACTGTGTCTTTATCATGCTAGCCAACATTGTTGGAACAAGAATTTTGATGAGAAAATCTCCCTTAAGTTCATTTAAAGAGCTAAATATTAAAATGAGAATTGGGTTGATATCCTTGATTGTATTATTGGTTCTTCCAGCCAGCTATTCAGCAGTCACTCTGACGATAGATCAAGCGCGAAAAGAAGGAATCAAACAGTTTGTAGGAAAAGAGTTCGCCAATCACACGGTCATTAATCAAGTCTACAAGTCAAGGAACAATGAATTGGTCTTGACGGTTGTTGGAGATCCGATTTCAGACGAAGAATTAGAAGCGCTCCACCAAAAACAAGCCTCTTACGGTATTCAATCTGTTCAATTGAAAGTCAATCAAGTTCATAATTCGACAAAATTAGACAGTGATACGACCAAGGAATTTTATGAAACCATCAACAAGTATATCGATCAAAAACTCTCTGAAAAAGATTCACAAAAAGATATTGTAAAAGAAAATGAGGCAGACAAGGAATGA